From the Butyrivibrio fibrisolvens genome, one window contains:
- a CDS encoding TrmH family RNA methyltransferase — MKRFKVQIEYIKDFDDDRLSVYKDLNESQLRHYYEPDGGVFIAESLKVIDRAFSFPCVPESILVEEEKLSHPEYMELIERITSYNEGLSSGDSNVSVYAVEHDKLSAITGYNLTGGILSVMKRPSMPEVIDLIRDTRRIAILDTVVNPTNIGAIFRSAAAFNIEAILLTKGCCDPLSRRAIRVSMGNVFQIPWTYLDSDEDEYNDERQRSAGLVRGNFELLHNLGFKTAAMALKPESVRLDDERLKQEDKLAIIMGNEGDGLSDAAIKMSDYKVIIPMAHDVDSLNVAAASAVAFWELARS, encoded by the coding sequence ATGAAGAGGTTTAAGGTGCAGATAGAATATATTAAAGATTTTGATGACGACAGATTGTCGGTATATAAGGATCTTAATGAGTCGCAGCTTCGCCATTATTATGAACCTGATGGCGGAGTTTTTATTGCGGAGAGTTTGAAAGTCATAGACAGGGCGTTTAGCTTTCCATGCGTACCGGAGTCTATCCTTGTGGAAGAAGAGAAGTTAAGCCATCCGGAATATATGGAGCTTATAGAGCGCATTACTTCTTATAATGAGGGTCTTTCATCCGGTGATAGCAATGTATCTGTATATGCCGTAGAGCATGACAAACTATCAGCTATAACAGGATATAATCTAACAGGCGGGATACTATCAGTTATGAAAAGGCCTTCTATGCCAGAGGTCATTGATCTTATCAGAGATACAAGAAGGATCGCAATCCTTGATACAGTTGTTAATCCTACCAATATAGGTGCCATATTCAGAAGTGCTGCAGCATTCAATATTGAAGCCATCCTTCTTACCAAGGGCTGCTGTGATCCTCTTTCAAGAAGAGCTATCAGAGTCAGCATGGGCAATGTGTTCCAGATCCCCTGGACTTATCTTGATTCTGACGAAGATGAATATAATGATGAAAGGCAGAGATCTGCAGGACTTGTAAGAGGGAACTTTGAACTCCTTCATAATCTTGGTTTCAAGACTGCTGCTATGGCTCTAAAGCCGGAGTCTGTAAGACTTGATGATGAGAGATTAAAGCAGGAAGACAAGCTTGCCATAATAATGGGCAATGAAGGCGACGGATTATCAGATGCAGCCATCAAGATGTCAGATTACAAAGTCATAATCCCCATGGCTCATGATGTGGATTCTCTAAACGTGGCTGCTGCAAGTGCTGTTGCCTTTTGGGAGCTCGCCAGATCATAG